One genomic region from Diabrotica undecimpunctata isolate CICGRU chromosome 9, icDiaUnde3, whole genome shotgun sequence encodes:
- the LOC140451333 gene encoding LOW QUALITY PROTEIN: matrix metalloproteinase-25-like (The sequence of the model RefSeq protein was modified relative to this genomic sequence to represent the inferred CDS: inserted 1 base in 1 codon): MFAIWLEFMKRYGYIKMDTXDSEALYTEGGISEIIKVMQRFGGIEETGVFDDATKRLMTLPRCGVPDIIQNSRQKRYVLGPESWEKRNISYHLANWSPVLGEATVQKHIQKALDTWGDYGRLNFFRNPSPNADIIVQFAQGYHGDSFPFDGRSGILAHAFFPDELNQLGGDIHFDADEHWIDKSQKDHDEDGTDFYVVALHELGHSLGLAHSPVRSSIMFPYYQGSDSNYPPQLGYDDILAMYDLYIRRTLKEDTDISTNNLNGDISSSTLTTTTEPSTTSWSTEQTYYSSTETDKSTRDEQYPDYKEYDSEEVTSTTETSTTTTSTKTPEYDDDYEGEVYKNDPPGTNARRIPDICDGHVDAIANLRNELFVLRDQYIWRFSERGVLINDSPITIKDLFPNLPDSVKKIDAAYQRPDGMILIFTGDKFWIHTGNNFLSRSPEPLTHLGLPEYVTKIDAVQNWKRNKKTYFYAMDRFWRYNETSHEIDPGYPQHMQRWRGVPSYLDAAITWKDGFTYFFRAGLFWKFDNDWIMVTDDSPMPTPTYWFGCPEENNIVLSWFLRDP, from the exons ttagaaTTTATGAAAAGATATGGCTACATCAAAATGGACA GGGACTCCGAGGCACTATATACAGAAGGGGGAATCTCCGAAATTATCAAAGTAATGCAAAGGTTTGGAGGCATTGAGGAGACAGGTGTATTTGATGATGCAACAAAAAGG CTGATGACCTTACCTCGGTGTGGAGTACCTGATATAATCCAAAATAGTCGTCAAAAACGATATGTACTAGGTCCTGAAAGCTGGGAAAAGAGAAATATCAGTTATCA TTTAGCCAATTGGTCTCCAGTATTAGGGGAAGCAACCGTTCAAAAACATATCCAGAAAGCCTTAGATACATGGGGAGACTATGGAAGGTTAAACTTCTTCAGAAATCCTTCTCCAAATGCTGATATAATAGTACAATTTGCACAAGGATATCACGGAGACAG TTTCCCCTTTGATGGCAGAAGTGGGATACTAGCACACGCATTTTTTCCTGACGAGTTAAATCAACTTGGAGGAGACATCCATTTTGATGCTGATGAACACTGGATCGACAAATCGCAGAAAGATCATGATGAAGATGGGACCGATTTCTACGTTGTAGCTTTACACGAGTTAGGGCATTCGTTGGGCCTTGCCCATTCTCCAGTTAGAAGTTCAATCATGTTTCCTTATTATCAGGGTTCTGACAGCAATTATCCTCCTCAATTGGGGTATGATGATATTTTGGCCATGTATGATTTATATA ttcGCAGAACTCTCAAAGAGGACACTGATATTTCGACAAATAATCTTAATGGAGATATATCCTCAAGCACTTTGACAACTACAACTGAACCATCAACAACGAGTTGGTCTACTGAACAAACATATTACTCAAG CACAGAAACAGATAAATCTACCAGAGATGAACAATATCCTGACTATAAAGAGTATGATTCTGAAGAAGTTACTTCTACAACAGAGACATCGACTACAACGACATCGACTAAAACACCTGAATATGATGACGACTATGAAGGAGAAGTGTACAAAAATGACCCACCTGGTACAAATGCAAGAAGAATTCCAGATATATGTGATGGTCACGTGGACGCCATTGCTAATTTAAGAAATGAATTGTTTGTGCTCAGAGATCAG TATATTTGGAGATTCAGCGAACGTGGAGTTCTAATCAATGACTCTCCTATTACTATCAAAGATTTGTTTCCTAATTTACCAGATTCGGTAAAAAAAATTGATGCAGCTTACCAGAGACCAGATGGAATGATCCTCATATTTACAG GTGATAAATTCTGGATTCACACAGGAAACAATTTCCTTAGCAGAAGTCCTGAGCCTTTAACTCATCTAGGTCTTCCCGAATATGTCACAAAGATAGACGCAGTTCAAAATTGGAAACGCAATA aaaaaacatatttttatgctATGGATCGTTTCTGGAGATACAATGAAACATCACACGAGATAGATCCAGGTTATCCCCAACACATGCAACGATGGAGGGGGGTTCCTTCATATTTAGATGCAGCTATAACATGGAAAGACG GCTTTACTTACTTCTTTAGAGCAGGTCTTTTCTGGAAATTCGACAATGACTGGATAATGGTAACGGACGATTCACCGATGCCTACCCCTACTTATTGGTTTGGATGCCCGGAGGAAAACAATATAGTTTTAAGTTGGTTTTTACGAGATCCATGa